The Thamnophis elegans isolate rThaEle1 chromosome 15, rThaEle1.pri, whole genome shotgun sequence genome includes a window with the following:
- the LOC116518726 gene encoding gamma-synuclein-like, with protein sequence MDVFKKGFSIAKEGVVAAAEKTKQGVTEAAEKTKEGVMYVGTKTKEGVVHSVTSVAEKTKEQANLVGDSVVSSVNTVAKQTVEGAETVVTSTGLVNKEELHPDQHQDQPAGFGEEDILVEATEPQFLDNFAILGDN encoded by the exons ATGGATGTCTTTAAAAAGGGTTTCTCCATCGCAAAGGAGGGAGTGGTGGCCGCAGCTGAGAAGACCAAGcagggagtcaccgaagcagctgaGAAGACCAAAGAAGGGGTGATGTACGTAG GCACAAAAACCAAAGAAGGAGTGGTGCACAGTGTCACTTCTG TTGCTGAGAAGACCAAAGAACAGGCCAATCTCGTGGGAGACAGTGTGGTGTCCAGCGTAAACACAGTGGCAAAGCAAACAGTGGAAGGAGCAGAGACTGTTGTAACCAGCACTGGTCTGGTCAACAAG GAGGAGCTTCATCCAGATCAACACCAAGACCAACCTGCTGGGTTTGGAGAAGAAGACATCCTGGTGGAAGCCACAGAG ccccaatTTCTAGACAATTTTGCTATATTGGGTGACAATTAA